Proteins encoded by one window of Microcebus murinus isolate Inina chromosome 2, M.murinus_Inina_mat1.0, whole genome shotgun sequence:
- the LOC105862687 gene encoding sodium/potassium-transporting ATPase subunit alpha-2, which produces MGRGAGREYSPAATTAENGGGKKKQKEKELDELKKEVAMDDHKLSLDELGRKYQVDLSKGLTNQRAQDILARDGPNALTPPPTTPEWVKFCRQLFGGFSILLWIGAILCFLAYGIQAAMEDEPSNDNLYLGVVLAAVVIVTGCFSYYQEAKSSKIMDSFKNMVPQQALVIREGEKMQINAEEVVVGDLVEVKGGDRVPADLRIISSHGCKVDNSSLTGESEPQTRSPEFTHENPLETRNICFFSTNCVEGTARGIVIATGDRTVMGRIATLASGLEVGRTPIAMEIEHFIQLITGVAVFLGVSFFVLSLILGYSWLEAVIFLIGIIVANVPEGLLATVTVCLTLTAKRMARKNCLVKNLEAVETLGSTSTICSDKTGTLTQNRMTVAHMWFDNQIHEADTTEDQSGATFDKRSPTWTALSRIAGLCNRAVFKAGQENISVSKRDTAGDASESALLKCIELSCGSVRKMRDRNPKVAEIPFNSTNKYQLSIHEREDSPQSHVLVMKGAPERILDRCSTILVQGKEIPLDKEMQDAFQNAYMELGGLGERVLGFCQLNLPSGKFPRGFKFDTDELNFPTEKLCFVGLMSMIDPPRAAVPDAVGKCRSAGIKVIMVTGDHPITAKAIAKGVGIISEGNETVEDIAARLNIPVSQVNPREAKACVVHGSDLKDMTSEQLDEILKNHTEIVFARTSPQQKLIIVEGCQRQGAIVAVTGDGVNDSPALKKADIGIAMGISGSDVSKQAADMILLDDNFASIVTGVEEGRLIFDNLKKSIAYTLTSNIPEITPFLLFIIINIPLPLGTVTILCIDLGTDMVPAISLAYEAAESDIMKRQPRNPQTDKLVNERLISMAYGQIGMIQALGGFFTYFVILAENGFLPSRLLGIRLDWDDRTMNDLEDSYGQEWTYEQRKVVEFTCHTAFFASIVVVQWADLIICKTRRNSVFQQGMKNKILIFGLLEETALAAFLSYCPGMGVALRMYPLKVTWWFCAFPYSLLIFIYDEVRKLILRRYPGGWVEKETYY; this is translated from the exons GCCGGCCGCGAGTACTCGCCTGCCGCCACCACCGCCGAGAATGGTGGTggcaagaagaaacagaaggagaAGGAGCTGGATGAGCTGAAGAAGGAAGTGGCCATG GATGACCACAAGCTGTCCTTGGATGAGCTGGGCCGCAAATACCAAGTGGACCTGTCCAAG GGCCTCACCAACCAGAGGGCTCAGGACATTCTGGCTCGAGATGGCCCCAACGCCCTcactccaccccccaccacccccgAGTGGGTCAAGTTCTGTCGGCAGCTTTTCGGGGGCTTCTCCATCCTGCTGTGGATTGGGGCCATCCTCTGCTTCCTGGCCTACGGCATCCAGGCTGCCATGGAGGACGAGCCGTCCAATGACAAT CTGTACCTGGGTGTGGTGCTGGCAGCTGTGGTCATCGTCACTGGCTGCTTCTCCTACTACCAGGAGGCCAAGAGCTCCAAGATCATGGACTCCTTCAAGAACATGGTGCCGCAG CAAGCCCTCGTGATCCGGGAGGGAGAGAAGATGCAGATCAATGCCGAGGAAGTGGTGGTGGGGGACCTGGTGGAGGTGAAGGGTGGAGACCGCGTCCCTGCCGACCTCCGGATCATCTCGTCTCATGGCTGTAAG GTGGATAACTCATCCCTAACAGGAGAGTCGGAGCCCCAGACCCGCTCCCCTGAGTTCACCCATGAGAACCCCCTGGAGACCCGCAATATCTGTTTCTTCTCTACCAACTGTGTTGAAG GCACGGCCAGGGGCATCGTGATTGCCACCGGTGACCGGACCGTGATGGGCCGCATAGCCACTCTCGCCTCGGGCCTGGAGGTCGGGCGGACGCCCATCGCCATGGAGATTGAGCACTTCATCCAGCTGATCACGGGGGTGGCCGTCTTCCTGGGGGTCTCCTTCTTCGTGCTGTCCCTCATCCTGGGCTACAGCTGGCTGGAGGCCGTCATCTTCCTCATCGGCATCATCGTGGCCAACGTGCCTGAGGGGCTTCTGGCCACCGTCACT GTGTGCCTGACCCTGACAGCCAAGCGCATGGCGCGGAAGAACTGCCTGGTGAAGAACCTGGAGGCGGTGGAGACGCTGGGCTCCACGTCCACCATCTGCTCGGACAAGACGGGCACCCTCACCCAGAACCGCATGACGGTCGCCCACATGTGGTTTGACAACCAGATCCACGAGGCTGACACCACTGAAGATCAGTCTG GGGCCACTTTCGACAAACGATCCCCCACGTGGACGGCCCTGTCTCGGATTGCTGGTCTCTGCAACCGTGCCGTCTTCAAGGCTGGGCAGGAGAACATCTCTGTGTCTAAG CGGGACACAGCTGGTGACGCCTCTGAGTCAGCTCTGCTCAAGTGCATTGAGCTGTCCTGTGGCTCAGTGAGGAAGATGAGGGACAGGAATCCCAAGGTGGCAGAGATTCCTTTCAACTCTACCAACAAGTACCAG CTGTCCATCCACGAGCGGGAAGACAGCCCCCAGAGCCACGTGCTGGTGATGAAGGGGGCCCCGGAGCGCATCCTGGACCGGTGCTCCACCATCCTGGTGCAGGGCAAGGAGATCCCTCTCGACAAGGAGATGCAGGACGCCTTCCAAAATGCCTACATGGAGCTGGGGGGCCTGGGCGAGCGAGTGCTGG GGTTCTGCCAGCTGAATCTGCCCTCTGGAAAGTTTCCTCGGGGTTTCAAGTTCGACACGGATGAGCTGAACTTTCCCACAGAGAAGCTGTGCTTTGTGGGGCTCATGTCTATGATCGACCCTCCCCGGGCTGCTGTGCCAGATGCTGTGGGCAAGTGCCGAAGTGCAGGCATCAAG GTGATCATGGTGACAGGGGACCACCCTATCACCGCCAAGGCCATCGCCAAAGGCGTGGGCATCATATCGGAGGGCAACGAGACTGTGGAGGACATCGCTGCCCGGCTCAACATCCCTGTGAGTCAAGTCAACCCCAG ggAAGCCAAGGCGTGCGTGGTGCACGGCTCTGACCTGAAGGACATGACGTCGGAGCAGCTGGACGAGATCCTCAAGAACCACACGGAGATCGTCTTTGCCCGGACGTCCCCTCAGCAGAAGCTCATCATCGTGGAGGGGTGTCAGAGGCAG GGAGCCATCGTGGCTGTGACGGGGGACGGGGTGAACGACTCCCCTGCATTGAAGAAGGCTGACATCGGCATCGCCATGGGCATCTCTGGCTCTGACGTCTCTAAGCAGGCAGCCGACATGATCCTGCTGGACGACAACTTTGCCTCCATCGTCacaggggtggaggagg GCCGCCTGATCTTTGACAACCTGAAGAAATCCATCGCCTACACCCTGACCAGCAACATCCCTGAGATCACCCCCTTCCTGCTGTTCATCATCATCAATAtccccctgcccctgggcacGGTGACCATCCTCTGCATCGACCTGGGCACAGACATG GTCCCTGCCATCTCCTTGGCCTACGAGGCAGCTGAGAGTGACATCATGAAGCGGCAGCCCCGAAACCCCCAGACGGACAAGCTGGTGAATGAGCGGCTCATCAGCATGGCCTACGGACAGATCG GGATGATCCAGGCGCTGGGTGGCTTCTTCACCTACTTCGTAATCCTGGCGGAGAACGGTTTCCTGCCGTCACGGCTGCTGGGAATCCGCCTCGACTGGGATGACCGGACCATGAACGACCTGGAGGACAGCTATGGGCAGGAGTGG ACCTACGAGCAGCGCAAGGTGGTGGAGTTCACGTGCCACACGGCCTTCTTTGCCAGCATCGTGGTCGTGCAGTGGGCTGACCTCATCATCTGCAAGACCCGCCGCAACTCGGTCTTCCAGCAGGGCATGAA GAACAAGATCCTGATTTTTGGGCTCTTGGAGGAGACGGCATTGGCTGCTTTCCTCTCTTACTGCCCGGGCATGGGTGTGGCCCTCCGCATGTACCCGCTCAA GGTCACTTGGTGGTTCTGTGCCTTCCCCTACAGCCTCCTCATCTTCATCTATGATGAGGTCCGAAAGCTCATCCTGCGGCGATATCCTGGTG GCTGGGTGGAGAAGGAGACCTACTACTGA